A segment of the Dermacentor andersoni chromosome 5, qqDerAnde1_hic_scaffold, whole genome shotgun sequence genome:
CGGGGCATTCGGGGAGTTATCGCCCCCGCCTACTCGAGTACGTGGGTTGCCCACAACACGACCATCGAGGTGACAGTAGTAGGGTGGGCCGTCACGCTCGAAGGTAGGACTTCGGTCCGACGATGACCCAACGTTAATGGGCACAGGACGTATAGCTCTGGCTAGCGACCCGGCCCTGGAATGTGGCTCGGTACGCCGAGCGGCACCAGTATAAGCAGTATTTCTGCGTGAGCAAAGGTCCTGGGAAGGGTGCCCGGCCCTGACCGAACCGTGTAAGGTCGGGGGGATACTGTTTGGCGGGCCAATACTTCTTTGAGGCGCTGTGGCTTGGTACTTCCATGCTACGAGCGGGACGTCCAGCGTCGTCCTGTAATCCAAGCGGAGCTCGGGTGGTTGGTCCAGTCACAGGTGGATCTCCACCCGTCCAAATGGATGGGGCATCACGGTGTGTGTGCATAAACCGTGTGACATTTGTTGTCACACATGTCAGGCATTTAggatgggttctcatgagcgtcccgactcgggcgccttaccccggcgtttggttcatcccacagcgccagttctgcttaccaaaagtggcccacttggtaCTCTCATCGCAGTGGGAGGCCTCAAGCCAGAAGGCCTCCCGTGCACCCATTGATAGTTTGAGAATAGATTGAGGACGTTTCGAcaccaatgcctctaatcattcgctttaccaggtgtgactgctctcccatcgagcgccagctatcctgagggaaacttcggagggaaccagctactagatggttcgattggtctttcgcccctatacccaggtcggacgatcgatttgcacgtcagaatcgcttcggacctccaccagagtttcctctggcctcgtcctgcccgggcatagttcaccatctttcgggtgccaacgtgtgcgctctcgctccgccccggcgacgagtgagcgcctgggacgggccgttgctgctccctttttcggacccctgtgcggtccgggatcgcaacgcagcccacaaggggccttcacgtttcattgcgccattgggtttcgagagacccattgactcgagcacatgttagactcctaaAATGTCAGACATTTTAGGATGCAACGGTTACTTTGTCTATTTATTTTTGCTGAAATTGCCGGAAGTGACATGCGGACCTTTTCTAAAGGGGACAGTGAACAGGTCAATGAGTCTTTCCTAGCCACCCAATTTCTCCTGTTACAGACGTTCAAGTTCTCCGACCCCATATTGGACAACATGATGAACATCACTCCCGTGGATAGATGGCGTAAGATTCGACCGGCCTCGAGTCCTGCATTTTCCACTGGAAGGCTAAGAAAGGTGATGATAGTTGTTGCCTTCGTTATTTTTAGCAGTATATAGCCAGTACGTAGCGACAGCGCCATATTATAGAACAGAGACGGTCGAGgacaagaaatatattttttaaagCACATGCATGCTTAAGGGAACGCTGAAGATGCATAGCCGGTGGGAAAGTAAAAACGAAACAAGGAGTTCACGAAAAGATGGAGTCGAACTGCTGAGCCAACGGGCGGACCAGGAAAATATCAGACTGAGTCAATGTTTCAAAGACACGTCTCTTTGTCGAAACATTAGCTTCAAGCTTACACTTTTCTTTGTTCTGTCGCTGGTTATCACGTGAATAACAAAATAAGAAATTGGAAACGTGATCTGTAAAGACAAGGAATGATTGAGACGTTCTTTAAACGAGCGTAGCTGCTTGTTTCCTATTCATGTTCAATGCATAGAGTTTTATTGCTCCCTGAAGGAATATGCTCACATTTCTTTAGGTTAATACGAGTGAACATAGCCCAGCGGGGAAGTAATTATTGAACGCCAAATAACATATCAGAAAGAAGTCGCAAGCAGTCCTTTTACTGCGACATTATGGAAGTGTACTGATCATTCTGCAGAAGGCTCGATGTCAAGTATATGTTcagcagtagaaaaaaaatttttttattatttaagaGAGGCTACATTGTTTACGAGTACTTGGGTACTATAACTTCTATCTAGCGCGTTAAAAAGTTATAAAAGGGGGATATTAAAAGGCCTCTGTAAGAAGACAGTAATGATCCATAACAGTGTGGGAAAACGCTTTTTTCGCGCTTCTGGAAGAAGAAAAACAGGAGGCATTGAAACAAAAACCATCTTTTACTGTAACAATGGTATCGAAAGATAGTAGCTTGCCTTGAAATACCCATGATGATAAATACAAGAATTGGCAGGTGCGTAGGAAACAGCTTGGTGAACGGCATGATAACGAATGTTAAGCCGTGAGAACCCTGGCTTTGGGATGGACGTGTCGGTCTTACACCGCAGTACAGATTTTACTGACTATGTCTGTTTCTTAGGGATCATTTCGAACACAAACTTGTTTTAATGTTCGGGCATAATAGGCAAAAAATAGTTGGAAGAGGGTGCAACACAGCGCAGTCGAGAAGAATTCTCAAGAAGTGCACAACTATGAAAGACGTTGCGTGGAACGGCAATATTCCATTATGAAGCCATGCGGTAATGTACCAGTGCACTCACATTGCTGCATAAATTGTTTGCACATATTACTGTCTTTTGTTCAGTAACATAgttatgttttatttgtttttgtagCTTGTAAGAGGTTTTAAGGCACAGAAAATCGTCCGGAAGTCGCAATGATAGTTAAAAGGGTTTATTCGTGGGAACATCCAGGTGTGCTACTTTAGTGGCATGTAGCAAGCAAATATTGCTAAAGATAATTAGCGCTAAGAACACGCACGCACAGAAAAATAGTACGAACACAAGTAAAGGATGCAGCAATATCACACGATGACGCTTGCAAATCAAACACGGCTGCTGAGCATTCACATTCAGAAGCATGCCTTACAAACAGCGGCTCAAGTATGCAGCTTAATTATCTAGGGCTATTATCCCTCCACCGTTAAGCAACACAAACTAGCGCAAGGACTAGTACTGCTTGAGCAAATATTCCGTTTAAGTTGCCATAGTCAGAGACATGATGTATAATTGGCATCTACAAATAAACGCAGATGAATTTCTTGATTGAGGACTGCGCAGTGGTGACAGCACAACACCTGAAAGAGGAGGCGGCAAAGGAGGAGGACATCGACATCAAACAGTGAGTGCCCGCGCCTAATTTTCGAAATAAATAATATCATTAAAGAAGTAGCTCCAACGCTCGTATTCTCAAGGAGATCCGGGATATCGGCCAAGGATTTTACTTTCAGGAGCAAATAATAGGGAAGCCAACGAAATAGCATTGTTCATAAAACTGTTACGGGAGCATAAAGAAGAGagaggaggaagaagatcgcgagaagCTTGCTGCAGCGTGGTGTTAgtagtcagccatcttaactccattgactctgcttgtatatacattgtgAATACAGTCTTATACTCTCAACATACCCCTagcatattggtgggaggtgcggggaACCGCGGCTTAAAACAGAGCTCTGCAGTGGACGTCACATCAccgtcctcaccatgaatgacggtgagaaCTTGAAATCAACGTCGCTGCCACCTTTTCACCATCGCCCACTACGCCGCTGTCCTCTTCGGTTGTATTCGTCCCACCCAAGGGTCCTGGAACTTTCTTCTGACTGAtgacgccgacgttgaagagtgggtggctatgtacgaacgtgtgagtggaatcaagaGATGGAagcctacgcttatgctagctagcCTGTTGTTGttcctaagaggcacggcaaaggtgtggtttcCAAACCATGAAGGGGAGCTGACTAGCTGGGACCTGTGCAAATAGAAGTTCACAGAGTTCTTTGGCAAACCAGCGGGCCGTaatattgccgcaaagcaggaactggcctctcgtgcccaatcccccacgtagtcctatgtctcgtatatccaggacgtgctggcgctttggcgtgaagccgatcacgacatgacagaagttGAGAAGGTAGGGCATGCGCTCAAGgacattgctgacgacgcctttaatctgctcatgtgcgaAAGCTGCTCTAGAGTttatgctatcatcaaagagtgccgacaattcgagcaggccaaaagccgacgcgtcttgcaaccattcgccagactt
Coding sequences within it:
- the LOC129385121 gene encoding putative cytochrome P450 CYP13A10 — translated: MFQTFKFSDPILDNMMNITPVDRWRKIRPASSPAFSTGRLRKMNFLIEDCAVVTAQHLKEEAAKEEDIDIKHCIPNHLKITWAATI